One part of the Sorangiineae bacterium MSr11954 genome encodes these proteins:
- a CDS encoding YqiJ family protein: protein MLGLVAVTVFLQAVGLFGLVADGETDHEVNVDADHDVELNHDTDIDADADADADADADGEGDGDQDADGSGWHGALAYFGVGRVPLMVLVVTLFLFTGFSGIFLNSLAYVRYSGTYPNWTFPVVLGASLTVGFVATRLFSRILAKIFDLGARGATAKHELSGRIGVVASHQLGPKFGEVRVRDERGNELLVHARIETGEEPLALGEEVILVDYDTESEMFLATSGASEIRAPHKRGKRMIRKE, encoded by the coding sequence ATGCTCGGCCTGGTGGCCGTCACGGTGTTCTTGCAAGCCGTGGGGCTCTTCGGGCTGGTCGCCGACGGCGAAACGGATCACGAAGTGAATGTCGACGCCGATCACGACGTCGAACTGAATCACGACACGGATATCGATGCAGATGCGGATGCCGATGCAGATGCAGATGCAGATGGTGAAGGCGACGGCGACCAGGACGCAGACGGGTCCGGGTGGCATGGCGCACTGGCTTATTTCGGCGTCGGACGAGTACCGCTCATGGTCCTCGTCGTTACGTTGTTTCTCTTTACGGGTTTCTCTGGGATATTTCTGAACAGCCTCGCGTACGTTCGTTATTCGGGGACGTATCCCAATTGGACCTTCCCGGTCGTTCTCGGAGCTTCCTTGACGGTGGGCTTCGTCGCCACCCGTCTCTTCTCGCGCATCCTCGCAAAGATCTTCGACCTTGGCGCCCGTGGTGCCACGGCGAAGCACGAATTATCGGGCCGGATCGGCGTCGTCGCGAGCCACCAGCTCGGGCCGAAGTTCGGCGAGGTCCGCGTGCGTGACGAACGCGGAAATGAGCTCTTGGTGCATGCGCGAATCGAAACCGGCGAGGAGCCTCTGGCGCTCGGAGAAGAAGTGATCCTCGTCGATTACGATACGGAATCGGAGATGTTCTTGGCCACCTCGGGCGCATCGGAAATACGCGCTCCCCATAAACGGGGTAAGCGCATGATACGAAAGGAATAG
- a CDS encoding zinc-binding alcohol dehydrogenase family protein gives MRCMVLEQPGKSDEARADAETRATWLPLRACEREDPAPGPGEIVLEVRACAVCRTDLQLCEGDLALRRAPVVPGHQAVGRVVAVGEGVSDWRPGDRAGGAWLGGSCGACVHCLRVRENLCERAEFTGWDRDGGYATHLALRADFALRIPERFDDVEAAPLLCGGVIGYRSLMVSGIRPGGRLGLFGFGASALLVIQVAVHWGCEVFVCTRNPEERARARSLGAVWAGGYDAAPPAALDAAITFAPSGDVVVAALRALDRGGVVAINAIHLDRVPTFSYEHLWWERSVRSVANFTRDDARQFLALAAEIPIRTAVDVYPLAEANRALFDLARGNVRGAAVLTM, from the coding sequence ATGCGATGCATGGTTCTCGAGCAGCCGGGAAAGTCGGATGAAGCGCGCGCGGACGCGGAAACGCGCGCCACGTGGCTCCCTTTGCGCGCGTGCGAGCGCGAGGATCCCGCGCCGGGGCCCGGCGAAATCGTGCTCGAGGTGCGCGCGTGCGCGGTTTGCCGTACGGATTTGCAGCTCTGCGAGGGCGATTTGGCCCTGCGCCGCGCGCCCGTCGTGCCGGGGCATCAAGCCGTGGGGCGCGTGGTGGCCGTGGGCGAGGGGGTCTCGGATTGGAGGCCCGGCGATCGCGCGGGCGGCGCATGGCTCGGCGGGAGCTGCGGCGCGTGCGTGCACTGCCTCCGCGTGCGCGAGAACCTCTGCGAGCGCGCGGAGTTCACGGGCTGGGATCGCGACGGCGGTTATGCCACCCACCTCGCGCTTCGAGCCGACTTCGCGCTTCGCATCCCCGAGCGCTTCGACGACGTGGAGGCGGCGCCGCTCTTGTGCGGGGGCGTCATTGGATATCGCTCGCTCATGGTATCGGGTATTCGCCCCGGCGGCCGGCTCGGACTATTCGGCTTTGGCGCCTCGGCGCTCCTGGTGATTCAGGTGGCGGTGCACTGGGGGTGCGAGGTGTTCGTCTGCACGCGCAACCCCGAGGAGCGGGCGCGCGCACGGAGCCTGGGCGCCGTCTGGGCCGGAGGCTACGATGCAGCGCCGCCGGCGGCGCTCGACGCGGCCATTACATTTGCGCCGTCGGGGGACGTGGTGGTGGCCGCGCTGCGCGCGCTCGATCGCGGCGGCGTGGTGGCCATCAATGCCATTCACCTGGATCGCGTCCCGACGTTCTCCTACGAACACCTCTGGTGGGAGCGCTCCGTCCGCAGCGTGGCGAACTTCACCCGCGATGACGCGCGCCAATTCCTGGCTCTTGCGGCCGAAATACCGATCCGAACCGCAGTGGACGTGTATCCTCTCGCCGAGGCGAACCGCGCCCTGTTCGATCTCGCGCGCGGGAATGTGCGGGGCGCCGCCGTGTTGACGATGTAA
- a CDS encoding sodium:proton antiporter: MRHALETLFIVLATGSSVAIAAKRIGMPYNVALVLVGLIGVFVDVLPQTVMNPEMVLLAFLPILVFEAALSADGDALHEAARPILALAVPGVAISLLGTAAVATYVLDLPFPVAVLLGALLAITDTVSVLLAFKSVRVPHRLAAIMEGESLFNDGTALVLVMIATDMVSSGKIDGVAALHALVVTMLGGGITGAGFGVLGGALLRRAPDRLTAILASFVLVFAAALTAERFHASPVIAVVVAGVLVGRAARTVLEPSRVLAMFGFWETAGFCLNVLIFLLVGMQIHPAMLLAEAVPIALAVVALHVGRAVAVYGCFGLLRLLRGEQVPMRWQHVMVFGNIKGALSMAAVLALPADLPYRERMVAIVFGVTFVTLVAQALPFRKMLGWLKVALSSDQATDEARATLIVGRRGQAELDDLLSAGLISRREHAERRAAFQRQIIESETALRGARAIDVKDSFIELTLIQGQKAAVIQAGQRGIIGLEVAEERVSELDRQRMLLMNEEHGD, encoded by the coding sequence ATGAGGCACGCCCTCGAGACGCTGTTCATCGTCTTGGCCACCGGGTCGAGCGTGGCCATCGCGGCCAAGCGCATCGGCATGCCGTACAACGTGGCGCTCGTTTTGGTGGGGCTCATCGGTGTCTTCGTCGACGTCCTGCCGCAGACGGTGATGAACCCCGAGATGGTGCTCCTGGCCTTCCTCCCCATCCTCGTCTTCGAGGCGGCCCTATCGGCCGATGGCGATGCGTTGCACGAGGCCGCGCGCCCCATCCTGGCGCTTGCGGTGCCCGGTGTGGCGATTTCGCTCCTCGGTACCGCGGCGGTTGCCACCTATGTGCTCGACCTCCCCTTTCCGGTGGCGGTGCTCCTCGGCGCGCTGCTCGCCATCACCGACACGGTGAGCGTGCTGCTCGCGTTCAAGAGCGTGCGCGTGCCGCACCGGCTGGCCGCCATCATGGAGGGCGAGAGCCTCTTCAACGATGGAACGGCGCTCGTCCTGGTGATGATCGCCACCGACATGGTGTCGAGCGGCAAAATCGACGGTGTGGCAGCTTTGCACGCGCTGGTGGTGACCATGCTCGGCGGCGGCATCACGGGAGCGGGCTTTGGCGTGCTCGGTGGCGCGCTGCTCCGCCGCGCCCCGGACCGGCTCACGGCCATCCTGGCGTCGTTCGTCTTGGTGTTCGCGGCCGCGCTCACGGCCGAGCGCTTCCATGCGTCGCCGGTGATCGCGGTGGTGGTGGCCGGCGTTCTGGTGGGGCGCGCCGCGCGCACGGTGCTCGAGCCCTCGCGGGTGCTGGCCATGTTCGGCTTTTGGGAGACGGCGGGCTTCTGCCTGAACGTGCTCATTTTTCTGCTGGTCGGCATGCAGATTCACCCGGCCATGCTGCTCGCCGAGGCGGTGCCCATCGCGCTGGCGGTGGTGGCGCTCCATGTGGGCAGGGCGGTCGCCGTCTACGGCTGCTTTGGGTTGCTCCGTCTTTTGCGCGGCGAGCAGGTGCCCATGCGCTGGCAGCACGTCATGGTGTTCGGCAACATCAAGGGCGCGCTCTCGATGGCCGCCGTGCTGGCGCTCCCCGCGGACCTTCCGTACCGCGAGCGCATGGTGGCCATCGTGTTCGGCGTGACCTTCGTGACCTTGGTGGCGCAGGCGCTGCCGTTCCGAAAGATGCTCGGCTGGCTCAAGGTGGCGCTCTCCTCCGATCAGGCCACCGACGAAGCGCGGGCGACCCTCATCGTGGGTCGCCGCGGCCAGGCCGAGCTCGACGATCTGCTCTCCGCGGGGCTCATCTCGCGCCGCGAGCACGCCGAGCGCCGCGCCGCATTTCAGCGGCAAATCATCGAGTCCGAGACGGCGCTCCGCGGCGCGCGCGCCATCGACGTCAAGGACTCGTTCATCGAGCTCACCTTGATCCAAGGGCAAAAGGCGGCGGTCATCCAAGCCGGGCAGCGCGGGATCATCGGGCTCGAGGTGGCGGAGGAGCGCGTGTCGGAGCTCGATCGCCAGCGGATGCTCCTCATGAACGAGGAGCACGGCGACTAA
- a CDS encoding TrkA family potassium uptake protein, which produces MRVLIAGAGRGGLSVASHLRTTGHDVTIVDRDPRVAKMAFERHGLVAITGDATDPELLHEAEISRADVVVAMLERDADALAVAVLARSAGAKRVMVRMRNPDYRTVYLDSGVDRIISEVEIFVGGIATAIEHDAVKHSMILGGGGSVAFELTIPEGADVVGRPVSEIAASPRFPPSCVFAGLYDQSGAVEAPRGSSIVRGSMTVLIVARRDEVGPVIQYLIAPRTAS; this is translated from the coding sequence ATGCGCGTTCTCATCGCAGGAGCCGGACGGGGAGGTCTCAGCGTCGCCAGCCATCTTCGCACCACGGGGCACGACGTGACCATCGTCGATCGCGATCCGCGGGTCGCCAAGATGGCGTTCGAGCGGCACGGCCTGGTGGCCATCACCGGCGACGCCACCGATCCAGAGCTCCTCCACGAGGCGGAGATCTCCCGCGCCGACGTGGTGGTGGCCATGCTGGAGCGCGACGCCGACGCCCTGGCCGTGGCCGTGCTCGCGCGCTCCGCGGGCGCCAAGCGCGTGATGGTGCGGATGCGCAACCCGGATTACCGCACCGTCTACCTCGACTCCGGCGTGGACCGCATCATCTCCGAGGTGGAGATCTTCGTGGGCGGTATCGCGACCGCCATCGAGCACGACGCGGTGAAGCACTCGATGATCCTGGGCGGCGGTGGCTCGGTGGCCTTCGAGCTGACGATCCCCGAAGGCGCCGACGTGGTGGGCCGCCCGGTGTCCGAAATCGCGGCATCCCCACGATTTCCGCCATCCTGCGTGTTCGCAGGTCTATACGATCAAAGCGGCGCGGTGGAGGCCCCGCGCGGTTCGTCGATCGTGCGCGGGTCGATGACCGTCCTCATCGTGGCGCGCCGCGACGAGGTGGGTCCCGTGATTCAATATTTGATCGCGCCGCGCACCGCGAGCTGA
- a CDS encoding alpha/beta hydrolase → MSAALFGLASPFAAGCSDAGGEGGERAGSSGDALVRETLAGPGAQDIAWQECGTTYKGECATIRVPVDWDHPEGETFELAIGRVKALEPQNRIGVLLVNPGGPGASGIDRYTIGRRITDDSLLRKRFDIVTWDPRGVARSHPVQCDKELLGQAPSTYPKTQQEYKNLLAYNTKLGADCRARTGPLFDHVDTVSTVRDLDAIRAALGEETISFLGWSYGTQVGQQYAELFPQRVRAMTIDSNMDHSNFSAYEYMRSATEDFEESFYAFADWCDRTPACSLHGQDVVQVWDTLHRRAAAGKLIDPQTGKPLDDESLRGNLFSPMYDPARWFTLADRLASLQSGVRSARAVTESEELEENSYQAIWCEDWSWRVGGFHELDSYRRSLAANYPHTKLSRFWSDITACLGWPAKIVNRQHRLSIHGTPTILIVTGRHDVATPHSWNTAVADQIDDSVFLAYDGVGHGQYFHSPCVRDHIETYLTTLKTPAPNTHCPAVWPTTPASTLASEPNDSPRRPVHTP, encoded by the coding sequence ATGAGCGCAGCACTCTTCGGCCTCGCGTCACCGTTTGCCGCCGGCTGCTCGGATGCGGGGGGCGAAGGGGGCGAGAGGGCAGGCTCGTCCGGCGATGCTCTCGTTCGTGAGACACTCGCCGGGCCGGGCGCGCAGGACATTGCCTGGCAAGAGTGTGGAACGACGTACAAAGGAGAGTGTGCCACCATTCGGGTGCCCGTCGATTGGGATCACCCCGAGGGTGAAACGTTCGAGCTCGCCATCGGTCGCGTGAAGGCGCTCGAACCGCAAAATCGAATCGGCGTTTTGCTCGTCAACCCGGGCGGGCCGGGCGCTTCGGGCATCGACCGGTACACCATCGGCCGGCGGATCACCGACGACAGCCTTCTGCGCAAACGCTTCGACATCGTCACTTGGGATCCACGCGGTGTGGCGCGCAGCCATCCGGTTCAGTGCGACAAAGAGCTCTTGGGCCAGGCGCCGTCGACGTACCCCAAGACGCAACAAGAATACAAAAATCTATTGGCATACAACACCAAGCTGGGGGCCGACTGCCGCGCCCGCACGGGGCCGCTCTTCGACCACGTCGACACCGTCAGCACGGTTCGCGATCTCGATGCCATTCGCGCGGCGCTGGGGGAGGAGACGATCAGCTTCCTCGGGTGGTCGTACGGAACGCAGGTCGGTCAACAATACGCCGAGCTCTTTCCGCAGCGGGTGCGCGCGATGACCATCGACTCCAACATGGATCATTCGAACTTCTCGGCCTACGAGTACATGCGGTCGGCCACCGAGGACTTCGAGGAGTCCTTCTACGCATTTGCCGATTGGTGCGATCGCACGCCAGCCTGCAGCCTCCACGGGCAGGACGTCGTCCAGGTATGGGACACCTTGCACCGAAGGGCGGCCGCCGGAAAGCTCATCGATCCCCAGACGGGTAAACCCCTCGACGACGAGAGCCTGCGCGGGAACCTGTTCAGCCCCATGTACGATCCCGCGCGCTGGTTCACCCTGGCCGATCGTCTTGCGTCGCTCCAGAGCGGCGTGCGTTCCGCGCGGGCCGTGACCGAGAGCGAGGAGCTGGAGGAAAATTCGTATCAGGCCATCTGGTGCGAGGACTGGAGTTGGCGGGTGGGCGGTTTCCACGAGCTCGACTCCTACCGCCGCTCGCTCGCCGCGAACTATCCGCACACCAAGCTCTCGCGCTTTTGGAGCGATATCACCGCGTGCCTCGGGTGGCCGGCCAAGATCGTCAATCGGCAGCATCGTCTGTCGATCCACGGAACGCCCACGATCCTCATCGTCACGGGCCGTCACGACGTGGCGACCCCGCACTCGTGGAACACCGCTGTGGCCGACCAAATCGACGACTCCGTCTTCCTCGCGTACGACGGCGTCGGACACGGTCAATACTTCCACAGTCCGTGCGTGCGCGATCACATCGAGACATATCTGACCACCCTTAAGACGCCCGCGCCCAATACGCATTGCCCCGCGGTGTGGCCGACCACCCCAGCGAGCACCTTGGCGTCCGAGCCCAACGACTCGCCACGGCGCCCCGTGCACACTCCGTGA
- a CDS encoding DUF1775 domain-containing protein has translation MMKKTSAWIVGTCSFAVPALAAAHISLSGPVAEDSTQEISFGIGHGCDGLDTYSVRVEIPPSITSVRAVPSPFGKVTIEKNAAGLISAVTWQKPDADIIDADTNYYKLSLRIGVPKKTAFSQLLFKTYQKCRNTKGETKESNWVDVSETAADGGHGFPAPVLTIVPKHVNGWNKITVPVDVADLKTYFGDALIVWKGNAAYSPNPATAEQIATTADTTALTALKANDEVWVKY, from the coding sequence ATGATGAAAAAGACGAGCGCTTGGATCGTAGGAACGTGCAGCTTCGCCGTGCCGGCGCTTGCTGCCGCGCATATTTCACTTTCCGGACCCGTAGCCGAGGACTCGACCCAAGAAATTTCGTTTGGTATCGGCCATGGGTGCGACGGCCTCGATACATACTCGGTGCGCGTGGAAATCCCGCCGTCCATCACGAGCGTGCGAGCCGTGCCGAGCCCGTTCGGGAAAGTGACCATCGAGAAGAACGCTGCGGGCTTGATCTCCGCAGTGACGTGGCAAAAGCCGGACGCCGATATCATCGACGCCGACACGAACTATTATAAATTGTCGCTGCGTATCGGCGTGCCGAAGAAGACGGCGTTTAGTCAGCTCCTCTTCAAGACGTACCAGAAGTGCCGCAACACGAAAGGGGAGACGAAAGAGTCCAATTGGGTGGACGTGAGCGAGACCGCAGCCGATGGTGGTCATGGCTTTCCGGCGCCCGTCCTGACGATCGTGCCGAAGCACGTGAACGGGTGGAACAAGATCACCGTGCCGGTCGACGTGGCCGATCTGAAAACGTACTTCGGCGATGCCCTCATCGTTTGGAAAGGCAACGCCGCATACAGCCCGAACCCGGCCACGGCCGAGCAAATCGCGACCACC